ATCATGACTGCCGAGTGGGGCTTGAATTTGTCGAGACGAAAAATCACTTTGTCAACTGTCGGCATCACTAATAGGATAAAGCAACTGCATAAAGAGATTCGCCCCGTAAAACTTGCTTTGTCATTGCATGCCACAACTGATGAAACACGCGGCAAGATTATCCCATTAGCAAAAAATCTTAAACTTAGCGAATTGCTTGCAGCGGTCGAAGAATATTATCGCGAAACAAAAATGCCCGTAACTTACGAATATATCCCATTTTTAGGATTTAATGATACTCCGGCTGATGCAAAGCGACTTGCAAAAATTTTGAAACGAGTGCCTTCAAGAGTGAACATCATACCTTTCAACGATATTTCATTCGCAATGCCTTCGGGATTTGGAAAAGAACTGAAACCAACTCCCAAAAATTTGATTCTGGAATTTGGTGATATAATCAGACAAAACGGTGGTCGCGTTACCATTCGTGACACTTTCGGGCAAGACATAGAAGCCGCTTGCGGACAATTAGCATTATCAGAATAATTAGAGATAAATTTATGAAATCAATCTTTTTTTTGACAATCATTTTTTGCTTTGCATTGGCATCCGAATTATTTGCCAATCAAATTTCCAGCCCGGATTCCTTAGAATACGTTGTGCGTCTCAAAAATGGCGACATGCTCACGGGGCTAATAATTGATGTGTTAGACGAATCCGAAAACGGTGGCGGAATCCAGCTCAAAACTTTATTGGGCTCGCCTGTGATTTATTACAAGGAAATTGCAGAAATATACCCGAAAGTAACCGCTGATAGGACAAAAAATCGAATTTTCATAATGCCAACAGGCGATGCAATCGGGCGAGACCATTTCATTGCCAATTACGAACTCGGATTGTTTTACGCAGGATTTGGTGTGATGGACATTTTTTCGTTTACTGTTGGCAGGAGCTTTTTGCCCACGGTTCTATCTCATGACCAAATTTCGATAATTAATGCCAAAGCTACTTTAGTGAGGATGTTTTGGGAAAATGCTCCCGGCGGAATGTCATTGGCACTTGGTGGCAATCTTACTTTTGTCAATAATCGAAACAACCTGAATCACGTTTACACTTCAATCAATTTCACAGGTGAAAGGACTGATATTAACGGAATTATTTTCCTCAAAACCGGAAATAAAGATTTTTATACAGCTCGATTCGGAGTTGAAGTTATTGATTTTATCTACGAAGACGGCGCTTTTGGAATTGGAGTCGGCATCAAAACTAAGTTTTCACGGCGCCACGGATTATATTTCATAGGTGAACTTTGGAATATCAATATTTCAAGTGTGACGAATACTGCTATCATGGCTGGTGTACGTATGCAAAATAGTTCATTTTCAGCAGATTTCGGGCTTGCTGTATTCTCGGTGCCGTATATTTTCCCTGTTGCATCTTTTGCATGGACACCATTTTAATCTTTACCAAAGAGCTTATTCACTGCTTCAGTGATTTTTTTGCTGTCAATCTTGCTCATATCGTCTGATAGCTGCGTATTCTTGTCAATTGGTGGATTGATGATAACGGATTCTGTGCCATAGGGTCCCCATCGCTTTTGACTGATATGAGGTGAATTGGGGTAAAATCCGATTATTCGTTTACCGAGCGAAGCCGCTATGTGCAATACTCCGGTAGAATTTGCTATCATACCGTCGCTAAATTCGATGAGTGCAATCATTTCTTCTAAATTTAATTTTCCGCAAAAATTTAGTGATTGAGCTAAATTTTGATGCACATCATCGCAAATCTTGCTTTCCGAGGCAATTCCCGTTATTATGAATTGGAATTTTGTTACGTTTGCGAACGCTTCTAAGCCGTCTATTAATTTTTCAATCGGCAAATCTCGAGCAGAACCGCCACTGCCTGGATGAATGATGATTTTTACTTTATCTTGCGAATTTTGAAGCAAATTTTGAATCTTTTGACTCGCAATATCATCAATCATCGGTCTGATTAGCTCAGTTTTATATTTCTCTCCGGTTATAGATTCTAACATTCTCACATTATACTGTGCTTCGTGAAATTTCGATACTTTTCGATGGTCACGGACTTTGTGGTTGAATAAAATCGAATAGGCACGATACGCAGACCCGATTCTAAGTTTGATACCGCTTGTAAATGCTGCAAGCACTTCATCAAAAACCGGTCTCGGAAAAAAAGCAGCGTCAAATTTTTCAAGTCTAAAAATTTCTTTTATTCCATTGTCGAATTCATCAATATAAAAGCATTTGTCAATGTATTCCGTATTCATCAGCAATGGCTTGCAATAGCTTTGGGCTATGACTGATACAGTCTTATCAGGGAAATTCGACTTAATCGCCTTCACCAAAGGTAAAGTGAGCACCATGTCGCCAAGTTTATCAGTTCTGACGACCGCAATATTTTGAGCATTTTCAAACTTCATTATGTCCATCATATTTTGTATTTTGGCTTTATATTTGTTTTAGAATTTGAATAAAAAAATTATGCTAAGATAATGAACAGTTGCCAAATATCAGTTGCCTTAATTTCATTCAACGAAGAAAATCGAATCTCGCACACTTTGGAGAGTGTCGCGGGGCTATGCTCCGAGATTATTATTGTTGACAGCGGCTCGACTGATAATACTGTAGCAATTGCCGAGAGTTTTGGTGCAAAAGTTTATATTGAGGATTGGAAAGGATTTGCAGAGCAAAAAAATTCGGCGTTGACAAAATGTACCAAAGATTGGGTGCTTTTTTTAGATTGCGACGAAGTTTTTACTCCCGCGCTGCGTTTTGAAATTGCAGGAAATCTCTGTTTGCGACAAGACATTAACGGATATTTTATCAATCGGCGCTCAGTGTATTGTGGCAAAATCATGGAATACGCTTGGCAGCCGGATAAAAAATTACGCTTAGTCCGACGAAATTCAAATCCAAAGTGGGTCGGCGATTTTGTTCATGAAAATCTTATCGTTGACGGCAAAACAGACGAAATGCAAGGCGAAATGCTGCATTATTCGTATGATTCGATGAAAACGCACTTCCATAAAACTGTCGAATATGCGCGATTGTCTGCTGAAAATTATTTTGAGCGAGGAAGAACCGTTTCATTTTTCAATTTGATTGCCAATCCCATATTTGCTTTTTGTAACATGTATATACGTCGTGGAGCGTTCATGGATGGAAAGCTCGGCTTGGTTGCATCTTTTAGTATGATGGGAACATTTCTGAAGTATGCAATGTTGTACGAAAAGAAGATTAGTTCCAAAGTAAAATAAATAAATAAAAAAGAAGTTACTTCTGCAACCCTTCTTTAGATAAAAAATTTCAACCTATTATCTCATTCCTCCAGGGAGGAGGACCACCCTGATGGAGGACCACCGGGTCCGCCGGGACCACCTGGTTGACCGCCACTCTGCTGAGATTATTTGCATAAAATGATGAACTGCTTTTTGCAATTCTTCACCTTCAAGAATGCTTATAAGCTCTATTCTCAAAATAATAGCTGAATGAGGAGGAATAATATCTCCAAGACCCATGTCGCGAAATGCTAAATGTGGTGGGACGTATAGTTCCCAAATAGAACCTACAGGCATCATTCTCAATGCTTCATTCCAACCCGGATAAACAGCCTGAACAGGCAAATCAAAAGGATTTCCTTTGTAAGTGCTATCAATAATTTTTCCATCAGTCAACTTCTGTACAAAGTGCATTTTGATAAAGTCATCATTTGTTGGCACCGGACCTTTGCCTTGTTGAATGATTTTGTAAACTAAACCACTTGGTCTGGTAATCATTCCTTCTTTCTGTCTAATATCCATCATGAATTTTTGGTCTCTTTCAAGTACTTCTTTACCAACTTCCTCCATTTTTTTACGAGTTACTTCAAGTTTAGCGTCCCGTTGTTCTTGTATTCTCTGCATCCAAGATTGTTTTATAAATTCGAGTGAATCTTGATTAAACATAGCATCTTTCTTATTGAAGGCATCCCAATAACCTTGCATGAAATAATCAAAATTTAATACTACTGAATCGAAACTTTGGAAAAATCCAAATTCATAACCTTGAACATAACTAAACTGATCTACAAGTGAATCAGGCTTTGGTAGATTTAGGTCCTTAGGTTCTGTAGCTTGAGGTCTTTCGTTTTGCTCACCACAAGCATAAACAGCAAACATAAAAAAACCAAACACAAGTGTTTTCATTAAAAATTTCATATCTTTTCTCCCTTTTTGTACAAATGTTATCACTATAACAACTAAAGATAAGATAAGTTTCATTTTATTATATTATTTTTAAAAAAAGTTAAAACTGAATTCTATTTTTATTGGGGATTTTTATGAAATATTCGCTATACTTCGTGATTTTACTGTTGATTTGTTCTTGCTCGAGCAAGGAGGAATATCGCAATGATTTGCTTAGCATTCTTGATTCGGCAGCTTATAGTGGCTGCTTTATGGTATATGACATAAATACGGAAATGACAACTTTTGTAAATCGTGAAAGATGTTTTCAGAGGTATTCTCCGGCTTCGACTTTCAAAATCCCAAATTCATTGATTGCCCTCGAAACAATGGCTGTTCAATCAGATAAAGATACAATTCGATACAACGGGATTGAAAAAGCAATTGCAGATTGGAATCGCGACCACGATTTGGCTTCTGCTTTCAAATATTCTGTTGTGTGGTATTATAAGGACATCGCAAATCGCATTGGTGACAGCACAATGAAAATTTGGCTCGATACTTTGACCGATTATGGCACTATGGTCAGAGCAAGTAAAATTGATGAGTTTTGGCTCGACGGCAGTCTGAAAATTAGCGCCGACGAGCAAGTAAAATTTTTGACAAAACTCTATAAGAATGAATTGCCATTTTCAACGAGAACTGTTGGCATTGTTAAGGAAATGATGATGTACAATCAAGACGGTAATTACATCATTCGTGGCAAAACAGGGGCTTCAATTGCAGATAATGTCGGCTGGTTTGTGGGTTGGGTAGAAAGCAAAGGTAATGCTCAAATTTTCGCCCTGAATATTTCAGTTCGAGATAGTATGGACAATCATTTTATGCGAGATAGAGTCGAAATTACGTATAAATTTCTTCGTGAACTGAATATCTTAAAATGATTAAATCAAGTTTTTCAATTTGTTCACTTTTTCGATTTCACCAGCTATGATAAGGTAATCATTCGAAGTCAAGACGTAATCGGCTTTGGGTACAGCCTTGATTTTTTGTTCGGTTCCGGTATCAGTTTTGATTGATATGATGTCCACATCGTAAACGTTTCGGATTTTCAGTCCACCGATTGTTCTGCCAACGAATTTATTGGGGACTTTGATTTCGGCAATTACGTGCCCCTCGATGAATTGGACGTCATTATCCACATTCATTTTTGTGATTTTTTGTGCCAAATCTGAAGTCATTTCAATTTTTTCGATTTCTCTCGAGTATAAGTCATTAATTTCGCGGCGATAAATGATTCCGATTTGTTTGTTTAAATTCTTATTATCCATAACGGGTAAAATGTCATGATTGCATTTGCCCATTTTGTCGATAATATTCATGCAACTTTCATGCAATGCAACTCTCTGGACATTCTTATCAGCAATGTCTCCGGCGATGATGACAAAATTCAGACTTTCGTGGTCAAAAAGTGCATCTTTTATGTTGTTGATTGAAATCATACCCATGAAATTTCCGCTCAAATCATGCACCGAGATTGATTGTACTTCATCTTGCATCATAATTTTCACAATCTGCTCGAATGTGTAGTTTTCGGGTATTGAGATGAATGTAGTCGAATACACATCCTTTGCGAGAATGGTTTTCATTACATTCGTTTCAGCATAATTTTTGATTTGGATTTTATTCATCACAAGACGCAGAGTGTAAATTGATTCTCGCGAAAGCTTTGAAGACAGTATTAAACTAATTGTACAAACAATCATCAAGGGTAAAATGGATGATGATTCTTTAGTCAATTCAAATACTAAAATTATTGCTGTGAGTGGCGCTCGCACAGTTCCAGCAATAAGTCCACCCATAGCAACCAAAGCATACGAGCCGGACTGAGCTGTCGTTTCGGGTGCAATGAAATTCATTACCGACCCAAAGAATGCACCGAGTACCGCACCAACAAAAAGAGCCGGTGAAAGAGTGCCACCTGAACCGCCTGAGCCGAGAGTGATTGACGTTGCAATAATTTTCAAGAAAATCAAAGCAAATGCGATGTACCAAATAGCTTGATTGTTGATAGAGATATTTATCATATCGTTTCCAACACCCATAACTTGGGGGAAATAAATCCCAATTATACCAACTATGAACCCACCAATCGCAGGTTTTAAATATGGCGGGATTTTCACCTTTTCTTCAAAAAAATCATCCGAAAAATATAAAACTTTAATCATCAAAAATGAGATTAATCCACACAAAGCACCCAAAACGAAGTAATAAACTATTTCAATATTGCTGTGCATGATAATAGGCGGGATATAGAATTCGGCAAAATTCCCTACAAATGCGTGTGCAATTGTAGTTGCAATTACTGATGAAATCACAATCGGAGCAAATTGTTTGACCGAAAAATCAAGCAATATGACTTCAATTGCGAATAAGGCTCCTGCAACCGGAACGTTAAATACCGCCGCTATACCTGCTGCTGAACCGCATCCGACCAATGTTTTCATTCTACGAGTGGGCACTCTAAAAAATTGCCCGATTGTGGAGCCGATTGATGCACCGATTTGCACGATTGGACCTTCTTTTCCGACCGAACCGCCGGTACCGATTGTGATTGCTGCGGTAAATGATTTGACAAGTGCAACTACAGGTCTGATTACGCCACCTTTGGTCAATATTGCCTGCATAACTTCAGGTACACCGTGACCGCGTGCTTCGGGCGCTAAGAAATGCGTGATTGGTCCAACTATCAATCCACCGATTGTAGGTATTAGGAGTAACATGTACCATGGTGTGTTGGATATTCGCTCTAATAGATTTCCACCATGCCCAAAGGCTATTCCGGAAATCAAATCAACTAAATATTTGATTCCAACCGCTCCAAAGCCACAAACTACACCGATGATAACTGCCATTGCTATCATAAACAAATGCTCGGTAGTCTGTAGATGCTCCAACCAATGCGAGGCTTGTCGCGATGATTGCAAATATATATAACGGATCCAAACTCTTATTTTGTTCATTTTTTCGGATTTTGTCTTGTGCTACAATTCAAACTTAAGGGTTAGCAAACTATTGACAATGAAAAAAATGACTTTATATAGGAAAATAAAATGATGCTTTTAGTTTAAAAGTAAAAATCGTCCATCCGCTGTTCTTGACTATTTCCAAAGGTATGTAGTTGACGGAGCCTGTCAATTGTAAAAACGAAGTGCTGTTCAAGCTCAAAGGCATTCTTTTGTGTAAAGCAATTTCAACCGATGGTAATAATGAGGAAAAATTGTCTATTTCGCCTTCTTTCTTGTTCCTGACTCTTGTGCCCGAATCAGGGAAAACGCCTCTATCGTCAGGTTCTTGGAGTTCCTCATATTGTGAGACTGAATTCGATAAATGAAAAATTGAACCCAACTTCAATGATAGCAGAAAATCGTAGTAAAATTCGTACATGAGTCCCATTTGTGGGTGTATGAAGAAAATCTCAAGTTCGGTATTATGATTGAACGAGCCTTCAATCGGCTCGCCATCAATATTCAAAATCATTTTCTCGGGACTAATAAAATCCACTTTGTGCCGTTCTATTCCGGTACTGAATGTGAAACTCAGCTTATCCGAATAATTGTAAATATACTCAGCCCCAAAGCCGAGATACATACCCGAACCATCCAATTCATCATTACAACACGATGGTGGTCCAAACAAAGCCTTTGTTTCAGTATCGTGCAATCCAACGCCACCACTCAAGAAAAATCCTAAATTTGATTTGTTAATTTGCATATCTGTCTGCCCGTATGATGGCAGTGTGAATACGAGCATTAGGACAAATGCAAATTCACAAAATTTACGATGGCTTAACATTTATGGCTCCAAATTAACATAAAACTGCTTTTATATTTGAATAACTTTGTTTAAATTGGCTAAATATTTTGTGTTAAAACTAAATTCAAATTTAATGAAAGAAATTGATATAAAGCAATTGATAGAATCAAAGTCATCAGACTTCTTTGAAAAGAAACCTGCTTTTGTGAATAAATTTATACTGTTTGCATTGGCGAAGTTCTTGAAATTGAATGAAATAAATAAATTTATTCGCGAGAATCATAGTGTTCATGGAATTGAATTCATCAATCGCTTGTTTGATACATTGGGATTTAGCTATCGAATTTCCGAACGCGACAAGCGTAAAATACCGGCTGAAGGCAAAGTTATCATCGTTGCCAATCATCCTCTTGGAGGTTTAGATGGTTTGGCTCTCGTCAAAGCAGTACGTGAAGTTCGCTCCGATGTCCGCATCGTAGCCAATGATTTGCTGATGAAAGTCGAAAACCTATCTGAAGTTTTTCTACCCTTAGATGTCTATTCAATTTCGGGGCAGAAATCCCAAATTGCAGCAATCGAGCAAGCATTATTAAACGAAGAAGCCGTGATAATCTTCCCTTCCGGCAAAGTATCACGTCTGACAATGCAAGGCATTCGTGATTTGAAATGGCGAAATGGCGCCACTAAGTTCAGTACCAAAATGTCCGCTCCAATATTGCCGATTTTTATCCAAGGCAGAAATACACTCTTGTTCTATTTATCGGCACTCATCCACGATAAACTCGGCATGTTCATGTTGCCAAGCGAATTATTCCGTCATAAGGACAAAATCATCACAATGATTGTCGGGGATTTGATTCCTGCCAATTCCTTTAAATCGCTCAAACCAAAAGTCCAAGCAAAATTGTTGCTGCAGCATACCTATAAGATTGGTACAAACAAAACCGGCAATTTTGTGACTGAAAAGACCGTCATTCACCCCGTTGATACCCGTTTAATCAAAAAAGAGCTTCAAAACAATGAACTTTTGGGATATACTTTCGACGGAAAGAAAATTTATCTCGTAGATTATGCCAATGCTAACAATGTTTTGAAAGAAATTTCGAGGTTGCGTGAAGTGACTTTCCGAAAAGTTGGCGAGGGGACAGGCAAAACTTATGATATGGATATTTATGATTTGTACTACAAACATATCGTGCTTTGGGATGAAGAGACTTTAGATATCGTTGGTTCGTACAGACTTGGCATCACTTCCGAAATTTTGGACCAATTTGGCAAAAACGGACTATACAACAGTTCGCAGTTCGCTTTAAATGATGGTTTTGATGAAATTTTAACCCAATCAATCGAAGTCGGCAGGAGTTTTATCCAACAAAAATATTGGAAAAGCAACGCCCTTGATTATATTTGGCAAGGAATTGGAGCCTTTCTCATTCGCCATCCCGAAATAAAGTATCTCTGGGGAGCCGTCTCGATAAGTGATTCTTATTCGGATTTGGCTAAGGGACTGATTATCGGGTACTACAAAAAGTGGTATGGCGGCGATAAATCATGGGCTGAACCTGTCTATGAATATGTCACACCGGAAAAATATCTGAGTGAAATCGCATCTGTACTGACCGCTAATAATCATGTTGATGATTTCAAAAATCTCAAACATGCACTAAAGAATTTGAATTTCTCAGTGCCGGTTTTGTTTAGACGCTATACCGAGCTATGCGAATACGGCGGCTCTAACTTTGTAAGTTGGTGCATTGATGTGAATTTCAATAATTCCATAGATGGTCTGATTATATTGGATATGACTAAGCTGAAGGAAGATGCAAAGAACCGTTACTACAACCAAAAAAGTTTCGTGAACAAATCTAATGATAGAGAGTTAGAAATGGCGGGCTAATCTTAGTCTTGTTGCTATTCGCTAATGAATCTTAACAAGGTCATATTCAATTTCTACTAAAGGAATTTGAATACAAAAAAAACTGAGAATACTTTAGCTTGTTTTTTTATAAATCTCAGACGATTCTCAAACTTTAGCCTATTCTTATCCTGATAGACCTATCATAATATTCTACTGTTTAAAACAAGTTTCCATACTTATATGCGTTTATAATTTATAACAATGTATCATAATCCCAAAACAATGATTATTATACAAATTCATTTTTATTGACAAAAACGAAATCAAATTAAGTGAAAGAAATTGATATAAAGCAATTGATTGAATCAAAGGCGCCGGAGTTTTTTGAAAAGAAACCGCCTTTTGTTAATCAGTTCATCTTATTCGCCCTGACAAAATTACTGAAACTCAAGGAAATCAATGAATTTATCCGCAATAATCAAAATAATATCGGCTTAGATTTCATAAATTCATTATTTAATACCTTAGGTTTTAGCTATAAAATATCCGAGAGCGACAAGAATAAAATACCCGCAGAAGGCAGACTTGTCATTGTTTCCAATCATCCGCTCGGTGGATTGGACGGACTTGCACTCGTAAAAGCAATTCGCGAAGTTCGCCCCGATGCACGAATCGTCGCCAATGATTTGTTGATGAAAGTCGAAAATTTGAGTGATGTTTTCTTACCGTTAGATATATACTCCATCTCAAGCCAAAGAACTCAAATCGCCACTATTGAACAGGCGCTGTTAAACGAGGAAGCTGTCATTATTTTTCCGTCAGGAAAAGTGTCTCGATTGTCTTTCAAAGGCATTCGTGACCGGAAATGGTACAATGGAGCTACCAAGTTTAGCACAAAAATGTCCGCACCAATTCTCCCGATATTTATCAAAGGCAGAAACACGATGCTGTTTTATTTGTCTGCACTTATCCATGATAGGCTTGGCATGTTGATGCTTCCGGGCGAACTTTTTCGACACCGTCGGAAAGCTATTTCGATATTTGTAGGCGAGATAATTCCTGCAAAATCATTTAGCTTACTAAAACCAAAGGTGCTGGCAAAACTTTTACTCCAACATACTTACAAGTTGGGGGCAGGCAAAGTCGGAAATTTTAAGACCGACAAGACTGTGATTCATCCTGTTGAACCCAGTCTTGTTGAAAAAGAACTCAAAAATAGCGAATTACTCGGCTCGACTTTCGATGATAAGCGAATCTATCTCGTTGATTATTCAAAAGCTCAAAATGTTATGAAAGAGATTTCGCGTTTGCGAGAGCTTACTTTCCGTAAAGTTGGCGAAGGAACCGGCAAAATATGCGATATAGACATCTATGATTTTTTCTACAAACACATTATTCTTTGGGATGATGAACATTTAGATATAGTTGGTTCGTACCGACTCGGTATAGGGTCGGAGATTATCCGTAAATTCGATAAAAGAGGACTCTACAATAGTTCTCTTTTTAGTTTGAACGAAGGCACTGATAACTTTCTGAGCCAATCTATCGAAGTCGGCAGGAGTTTTATCCAACAAAAGTATTGGAATAGCAACGCACTCGACTTGATTTGGCAGGGCATGGTGGCTTTCATTATCAGGAATCCCGAAATCAGATATGCCTGGGGTGCAGTATCAATAAGCGACTCTTATTCCGGATTTGCTAAGGGACTAATTACATCATATTACAAAAAATGGTATGGTGGCAATATTGAGTGGGCTACACCCATATACGAGTACGAAATATCCGACAACATTATGAAAGAAGTCGAAGCCATTTTAACTGCTGATAACTATATTGATGATTTTAAAAATCTCAAAGAAGCACTTCGCATCATGAATTTATCAGTTCCGATTTTGTTACGTCGTTATACAGAATTGTGCGAATACGGCGGTGCAACAATTATCAATTGGTGCGTTAATGTAAACTTCAACAATTCCATAGACGGACTGATTGTATTAGATTTGACTATGATGAAAGAAGAGGCAAAAAAGCGTCTTTACAACCAAAAAAGTTTTGTAAAAAAATAAATGAATATACTATCTTGCAGCGATATATCAAAATCTTTTAAGGACAAAGTCCTTTTTGATTCGATTTCTTTTGGAATGAACCAAGGTGATAAAGTCGGCATCATCGGAAAGAATGGTGCCGGGAAATCTACTTTGCTTAAAATTATTTCCGGCATTGAAAACCCTGATTCAGGTTCTGTTGTGGTAAACAACAACACAAAATTGATGTACCTTGACCAAAATTCCGAATTTGATTCCTA
This Candidatus Kapaibacterium sp. DNA region includes the following protein-coding sequences:
- a CDS encoding glycosyltransferase family 9 protein, producing the protein MKFENAQNIAVVRTDKLGDMVLTLPLVKAIKSNFPDKTVSVIAQSYCKPLLMNTEYIDKCFYIDEFDNGIKEIFRLEKFDAAFFPRPVFDEVLAAFTSGIKLRIGSAYRAYSILFNHKVRDHRKVSKFHEAQYNVRMLESITGEKYKTELIRPMIDDIASQKIQNLLQNSQDKVKIIIHPGSGGSARDLPIEKLIDGLEAFANVTKFQFIITGIASESKICDDVHQNLAQSLNFCGKLNLEEMIALIEFSDGMIANSTGVLHIAASLGKRIIGFYPNSPHISQKRWGPYGTESVIINPPIDKNTQLSDDMSKIDSKKITEAVNKLFGKD
- a CDS encoding glycosyltransferase family 2 protein, with protein sequence MNSCQISVALISFNEENRISHTLESVAGLCSEIIIVDSGSTDNTVAIAESFGAKVYIEDWKGFAEQKNSALTKCTKDWVLFLDCDEVFTPALRFEIAGNLCLRQDINGYFINRRSVYCGKIMEYAWQPDKKLRLVRRNSNPKWVGDFVHENLIVDGKTDEMQGEMLHYSYDSMKTHFHKTVEYARLSAENYFERGRTVSFFNLIANPIFAFCNMYIRRGAFMDGKLGLVASFSMMGTFLKYAMLYEKKISSKVK
- a CDS encoding FKBP-type peptidyl-prolyl cis-trans isomerase, coding for MKFLMKTLVFGFFMFAVYACGEQNERPQATEPKDLNLPKPDSLVDQFSYVQGYEFGFFQSFDSVVLNFDYFMQGYWDAFNKKDAMFNQDSLEFIKQSWMQRIQEQRDAKLEVTRKKMEEVGKEVLERDQKFMMDIRQKEGMITRPSGLVYKIIQQGKGPVPTNDDFIKMHFVQKLTDGKIIDSTYKGNPFDLPVQAVYPGWNEALRMMPVGSIWELYVPPHLAFRDMGLGDIIPPHSAIILRIELISILEGEELQKAVHHFMQIISAEWRSTRWSRRTRWSSIRVVLLPGGMR
- the blaOXA gene encoding class D beta-lactamase, coding for MKYSLYFVILLLICSCSSKEEYRNDLLSILDSAAYSGCFMVYDINTEMTTFVNRERCFQRYSPASTFKIPNSLIALETMAVQSDKDTIRYNGIEKAIADWNRDHDLASAFKYSVVWYYKDIANRIGDSTMKIWLDTLTDYGTMVRASKIDEFWLDGSLKISADEQVKFLTKLYKNELPFSTRTVGIVKEMMMYNQDGNYIIRGKTGASIADNVGWFVGWVESKGNAQIFALNISVRDSMDNHFMRDRVEITYKFLRELNILK
- a CDS encoding chloride channel protein encodes the protein MNKIRVWIRYIYLQSSRQASHWLEHLQTTEHLFMIAMAVIIGVVCGFGAVGIKYLVDLISGIAFGHGGNLLERISNTPWYMLLLIPTIGGLIVGPITHFLAPEARGHGVPEVMQAILTKGGVIRPVVALVKSFTAAITIGTGGSVGKEGPIVQIGASIGSTIGQFFRVPTRRMKTLVGCGSAAGIAAVFNVPVAGALFAIEVILLDFSVKQFAPIVISSVIATTIAHAFVGNFAEFYIPPIIMHSNIEIVYYFVLGALCGLISFLMIKVLYFSDDFFEEKVKIPPYLKPAIGGFIVGIIGIYFPQVMGVGNDMINISINNQAIWYIAFALIFLKIIATSITLGSGGSGGTLSPALFVGAVLGAFFGSVMNFIAPETTAQSGSYALVAMGGLIAGTVRAPLTAIILVFELTKESSSILPLMIVCTISLILSSKLSRESIYTLRLVMNKIQIKNYAETNVMKTILAKDVYSTTFISIPENYTFEQIVKIMMQDEVQSISVHDLSGNFMGMISINNIKDALFDHESLNFVIIAGDIADKNVQRVALHESCMNIIDKMGKCNHDILPVMDNKNLNKQIGIIYRREINDLYSREIEKIEMTSDLAQKITKMNVDNDVQFIEGHVIAEIKVPNKFVGRTIGGLKIRNVYDVDIISIKTDTGTEQKIKAVPKADYVLTSNDYLIIAGEIEKVNKLKNLI
- a CDS encoding lysophospholipid acyltransferase family protein, whose product is MKEIDIKQLIESKSSDFFEKKPAFVNKFILFALAKFLKLNEINKFIRENHSVHGIEFINRLFDTLGFSYRISERDKRKIPAEGKVIIVANHPLGGLDGLALVKAVREVRSDVRIVANDLLMKVENLSEVFLPLDVYSISGQKSQIAAIEQALLNEEAVIIFPSGKVSRLTMQGIRDLKWRNGATKFSTKMSAPILPIFIQGRNTLLFYLSALIHDKLGMFMLPSELFRHKDKIITMIVGDLIPANSFKSLKPKVQAKLLLQHTYKIGTNKTGNFVTEKTVIHPVDTRLIKKELQNNELLGYTFDGKKIYLVDYANANNVLKEISRLREVTFRKVGEGTGKTYDMDIYDLYYKHIVLWDEETLDIVGSYRLGITSEILDQFGKNGLYNSSQFALNDGFDEILTQSIEVGRSFIQQKYWKSNALDYIWQGIGAFLIRHPEIKYLWGAVSISDSYSDLAKGLIIGYYKKWYGGDKSWAEPVYEYVTPEKYLSEIASVLTANNHVDDFKNLKHALKNLNFSVPVLFRRYTELCEYGGSNFVSWCIDVNFNNSIDGLIILDMTKLKEDAKNRYYNQKSFVNKSNDRELEMAG
- a CDS encoding lysophospholipid acyltransferase family protein, which produces MKEIDIKQLIESKAPEFFEKKPPFVNQFILFALTKLLKLKEINEFIRNNQNNIGLDFINSLFNTLGFSYKISESDKNKIPAEGRLVIVSNHPLGGLDGLALVKAIREVRPDARIVANDLLMKVENLSDVFLPLDIYSISSQRTQIATIEQALLNEEAVIIFPSGKVSRLSFKGIRDRKWYNGATKFSTKMSAPILPIFIKGRNTMLFYLSALIHDRLGMLMLPGELFRHRRKAISIFVGEIIPAKSFSLLKPKVLAKLLLQHTYKLGAGKVGNFKTDKTVIHPVEPSLVEKELKNSELLGSTFDDKRIYLVDYSKAQNVMKEISRLRELTFRKVGEGTGKICDIDIYDFFYKHIILWDDEHLDIVGSYRLGIGSEIIRKFDKRGLYNSSLFSLNEGTDNFLSQSIEVGRSFIQQKYWNSNALDLIWQGMVAFIIRNPEIRYAWGAVSISDSYSGFAKGLITSYYKKWYGGNIEWATPIYEYEISDNIMKEVEAILTADNYIDDFKNLKEALRIMNLSVPILLRRYTELCEYGGATIINWCVNVNFNNSIDGLIVLDLTMMKEEAKKRLYNQKSFVKK